The Alnus glutinosa chromosome 3, dhAlnGlut1.1, whole genome shotgun sequence nucleotide sequence AATAGCGGAGAAGAGATctaagaaaaaatgaaagttcGAAATACTAAAATCTGAAACAGCAGCCCGAAGAAAAAGAGTCTAAAAGAATAAAGCCTTTACTTCCACTACGGTCCTCGTATGGTCTTCAAAGTTACgatcatttctttccctccatatacaccacataaggcaaggCGGGATCATCTTCTAAACTGCATCAAGTTACAACCTACCCCTAGCACTTTCCAACAAGCAAAGAGATCTACCAACCTTTTAGGCATTACCCAAGCCAACCCTACACTCCTGAAGATAGTATTTCAAAGAGCACCTACAATCTCACAGCGAAGTAGAAGATGGTCCACTAACTCCCCATTCTTCTCACACGTgcaacaccactcaaccacaaTGATATGTCGTTTCCTTAAATTATCTATGATGAAGATCTTCCCTAAGGCAGccaaccaagcaaagaaagtCACTTTCAAGGGAGCCTTGTTCCGCCAAATACTCTTACAAGGGAAATGAGTGTTATCATAGGGACAAGAACATTATAGTAAGATCTTTCATCAAACAACCCTCTTCTAGAAGGAATCCAATGAAGCTTATCATCACCACCCCGTCTCACTTTAATGGAAAACAACAAAGTGAAGAGAGAGGTAAAGAGATCCATTTTCCAGTCGTGAGCAGCTCTGAGAATGTTAATATTCCACTAATGGGAAGTACTCATAATCATCCTCAAAGGGTCTCTCCAACCACAAGGGGAATGTTCATAAGTCCCAGATCAGAAATGAAATCGGAAAACTCCAACACAGCTGGACACATACAAGCTTCATCTGATCTCTCACTCGGAAAACGAGTCACATTGAAAACCCCACTGATACACCAGGGTAAGTCCCATCAACTTAGCAAACCAGCCAGTTCATCCCGCAAATACCTTCTATCATCGTTGGCATTTGGACCATAAACACCCACAAACACCCAAGCAAAATGATCCTCCTcgacatttttgaaagaaatggcCATTGAGAATTCAACAACGCACCCATCaattttctccaccaccctcctaTTACACATAAGCAAAACACCATCAGACTCTCCCCGGAGTCTAAACAACACCAATCTACATGACTAAAAACCCAAAAGCTACGCACAACAGTAGGACATACTCTCCATTTTGGTCTCCTAGAAACATATAACATTTGCCTTCTATTCTCTAAGTAGATTTCAGATTCTAAGACGCTTCTCCCCATCATTCAAACCTCTTACGTTCCATGATGAAATTTTGGGCTTCATGAATGAACCAAGGAACCCATCCCCTTAACTTTGCTATGGCTTGAACAACCACTCGTAGAGTCAGAGTTGATAGAGCAAGATAACCTTTTCAACTCTCTAAGACTTCTGATGACTGATTTGGAATTGGAATAACACTCCTCCTGATTATGACTTGCTTCAATGGCTGTGAAGAACGCCAAAAATTGTCCTTCAAACCCTTCACAAGAAAGCCCAACTACATGCCGAATGACCTTCACCTTTTGCAAAACCCAACTATAAGCCAAAGGAGAGCAGCAGCTCAAAGGTTCACACACAAGGGGCTCATCCTTGGTAAAAAGAGCCAATTTCGAACCTATCACACCAATCTTACCTGCACCACACACATCCAACCCATCCAGATTAGAAGAATCTGCACCACCCAAACAGCTGGCTTCACCCACCCTTGCCTGTGATCCTATTACTTTCTTCTTAATCGACTGACCCATCTCATTGTCAAGCTGTGATGAATCCTTGTCTGATTCACAACcacccaaacccaaaaaattatcCTCAATGGGAGGTTCAACTCCAGGTGCTAGCGTTCTGTCCATCTCTGATGAACGAAAAGAGAAAGGAATGCCATCCACAGACATAGGACGTACACAAGGATGCAACCCCTAAAAGCTAGTAACTAGTAACAAttgcataaaagaaaaatgtaatctGAGGGAGGTGgaaatcaataaattttttttttgataagtaagaaggtGGAAATCAATAAAATTACTCCCACTTTGAGGTATAAACACTCAAGAGAAAAGCAAACTTGATATGAGGAAGCGGCTGGTTAATCGCTTCAAAAGCTTGAACCAGgtctttaattaaaaacccagAAGACTATCAGTCAAGCTAGGCACCTGAAAAAACCTCATTACCTTGTTATCATTTTAGCTGCATGCAAACATAAGGCTTAAATTGCAATCCTAAAGGCATAGATCCCCAAGCATCCAGAAACAAGTTTTTAGGATAAGCACAAATAAACAGATGGAATGCAACTTCATTAAAATTAGGACCTTGCATGAAGAATGATGAAACTCTATGACAAGGAAATACCTAAAACAGCCATAtgaaaagatcttagaattcAGACTGCATAGATGGATGAGTTATTGAGAGGTTGTCAAACTTACCGAGAAGGTATATGTAGCCACTTCTAggacaaaataagaaaaatcttttccttttttttttataagtaatcaaaatatcattaaaagcgtaacgCGCTCCCATgcacacatgaagtatacaagagcaaCTACCTAACTAGTAgaggcaaaaagaacaagaaaattatgataactAAATCACTTAAGGAGAAACATAAGcagttgtccaaagatacaaaatgttgaaaaataaagacttaatctcctccaaagttCTCTCTCTGTCCTCAAAACTCTTATCGTTTCTTTCCCTCCGCAGGAAATAAACGGTGACTAAATTCAGGTTGGAGAAGCTACGAATATGATAGGCAGGCCAAGGGgggagaaaaggaaaaggtagataaaaataaataaataaataacaataaaaattgcCCTATCTGAACCTAGGTGGCAAAAACACTTGTGTCACTAACCTCAAAATGAAATTAATCTCAAATAACAATAAGATCATTCATTGATCTCTTGACCAGTTTTAGCGCAAAGCAAGAATAAAGTTAGAATATCAGAGAGCAGAAGGGTAggataaacatatatatactatGGTTTCTCATTGTACAACACCCAGATTTTCTCCATTCCAACCAAGTTTCCCTTCCACTCTGCAACtggtatatataaaaaattggtTTAATGCGCCTCAGAGTCATCAGGCCCATCAGGAATGGACTGACAAGGAAATTCTTCTTGTTAAAAGTTAAAGGGCTAAAATTTGACCTACAAAAGCATCTATACCCATAAGTCTGCTCTCAAGTGTTTTTGGATGAAAATCACTCCTCAGAACTAGGAGAAAAAGGAGTGATGATTCATCTGATCAAAATATGCCAAACAGACAATGTAACGTCATTAAAAGCACTCCTGTTCAAGCACTTGAAACCAAATAAGcaaaatttattaaacaaataGAGATGCACCAATACTTCCTTCCAAACAAGTATCAGATGAATATTTCTTAGTTGAACTTCAAAAGGCACTAACAGTATCCCATTAACTAAGCAGCATAGCTTTGACAGAATCTAACCTGGTATTTTCACTCCTCTCCTCCGATACATTTCCCCGTGCGTGAAAAACTTCACAATCTCCTCAAGCTCGAGCCGTATCTTCCCAAGCCCCGCAACATCTGTAAACTTAACATCCACACCTCTCTCCAAATACTGCGGCAGCCTCTTATTCTGCGCTCGCCTAACACGAGCCCCCGACTTCATAAACTGCATAGCCATCTTCAAATACGGATTGTTCTCACCTTTCCCCTGCTCACCCTCCTCCTCatcctcaccctcaccctcaaGCCCCTGCATCTCCCTCTCCAATTCcctcatcttcttcctctcctCCGCCTCCGCCTTCTGGATCTTCAACCTATCATCATAATCCTTCTTCTGCTTCCTATAACTAAGCACAACCGTCCAGTAGAATATCACGAAGAACACCAATCCGAGTGCAGTGGACACATTTGGATCCTGTGCCAACCTGCCCCACATATCGGCCATGTTCTCGTAGTTCTCCCTTGACTCCAGCAACGACTTCTCGTgcttcttcttcatcagctccctcctcctcctcttctcctcctctttcttcttcaccCTCATCGCCGTATCCATCATCTCTCTCTCCGTCCTCATCCTCTCCAGGTCCTCCTTCTTTTCCCTCTTCAGCTCCTCCCTAATCCTCCTCATCTCCATTGCTCTCTTCGACTCCTTCTTCGGCCTCATCAGCCCCAACATGAACTCCGGCACACTCGCCACTCCCACCAGAAACCCCAAGTACGGGGAAGGCAGCTCCGGCTTCTTCACCGGAGGCGTATACGCGTTGACGCACTGCGAATCGATATTCAATTCGTCCCAGGATTCCCAGAACCTCTGATTCCCATCCAGCGATGGCAAAACCGTCCTTAAAACCCTAGAATCTTCGAGAACCACCAGGACCGGTTCCGTCCGGTGCCGTAAACTATTACTACTCAGCTTGATTACATGCTTGAGCTTCCCCTCTCTCGTGAATTCCAACAGTTGGGTGTAGGGAATGCGGTTCGATATTATTGGGAGTCCCTGGGCCCAGGATTTGAGCTCCTCCGGAGTCAGGGCTTCAGGTTTTTTCGGCTTCGTTTTCTTGGACGAGCGCTTTTGTACGGCGGCGATAGCGGGTTGGGGGAGAGAGGCGGAGATGATTGTGAGGGTTGCGGAGAGGTTGAGGAGATTGAGCTGGGGTTGCTTCTTGGTTTTATTGTAATTATCATCATCGTCAGGGGATGGAGTGTGAATTTGGGAGGAAATTGAGGAGTAGACATGGAATGGCCTTGGGGGTTTAGGGATCTTGGATAGTgaagaagagaaaggaagaaggcATTGGCAAGCCATGGAGGTTTGTGCCTGAACGTTGAAGGAAATGGAAGTGTTCTTTATGATGCTACATTGTTGGGTGAAGAAGCTGAAGACGAGAGAGTGAGTGAGCGTGAGAGCATGGGCTTGTAGCTTGTTGAGCGATTGAAGAATGCAGCTGGAGAGCTTGTTCCGTGTAAAAGTTGAAGATAGAGAGCGAAGGGAGAGAGTTTCAGTGAGTATTTGTCACTTTGTTCGAAACGGCCTCGTTTCGAACTCTCTAACCGCACCGTCTGGTCGGAACAAGATCTCttccatattttaaaaaataaaataaaataaattcacaTATGTATAATAGGCGTACCATTCAAAATTTATAAGGTCGgtatttaatgttttaactCTTCTAATTATACCCTTCATTATGGTTGAGGAGGTAACGGTTTATTTTTGAAGGGGTTTTTACCCCTCCTAGTGTTATTCTTACGGATGCCTCAAAGTCTCGGGAGGAGTTCAAGAGGTGCCGCAATGCAGCAAGGGTTTTAACGCAGAATGGGGAGTCCATCCCTGCTATAGTGACTGATAGGTGGAACCCTCCTCCCCACGGTGCTATAAAACTGAATTGGAATGAATTTTTTGGGGGCTAGAAGCATCCCTTTTCAATTGCAAGTGGCTCCCAAGATGGTTGAGACAATGGCGGCCTACTATGCAGTCCAGTTTTGTCGAGAGGTTGGCTTCTTTGATGTTATTCTTGAGGGTGATGCTAGTCAAGTGGTCCAAGAGATCAATCAGAATTCACCCAACTACATCACTGCTGGCCATTTTATTGAGAGTATTCAACAggatcttattttcttttgggctACAAAGTTTGTTCAAATGCCTAAAATTTGAAACAAAGTAGCTCTTCAGTTAGGAAGAGAGGCTATACATAATAAGGTTGAGTGTGtttggttggaagaaatttcgcctaagtatttttttcattgtttgtaGGGAGCTTTCAGGCCCCCAAACCCTGTATTGGGGTCACTATTTTTTAACCTCTATATGCAAGATGCAAAAtttccgttcaaaaaaaaaaaaaaatccttaaaaatATGCCAAAatatccttattttttaaaaaaaataaataaataaatttgcaatGAGTGGCCTAGCTAACCCACGGTGGGCGTGAgtttcatgtatttttttaaaaaataattatttaattaaggtaattatatatttttataagttatagAATAATATAAAAGGACATTTCACATATTTACCATTTGATTTAACTTAAACCCTAATAGTATGGgtatgattaaaaataactaaactaTAGGATGCTgacatttacaatttttaaactttgaaaatataattgcaaaagtatACATCATGAgagtaagtgaattttttttattttttttatttttttacagtaTATCCTTCCTATTTCATGCGAATTCAGAGGAGCTATTTCGTGATAacattttatttcataaatttaaatgtgtatataaatataatgctCCCCCTCTGTGAAAATATCGATTCAATTTTTCCATGTCTAAACTTGGCGCTTCAACGGCAAGCGGTAGACTGTGCACAACAATCTTGATCCTTGCAGAAAAAGATTTCGCCACTGCTAGCATTTTGTGGATGGATGGATATATAAGTTTGTTTCAATTAATTACTTGTTAGCCATAATTATCTTATAATTGATTTCAGAATTATAAACATTCATCCCTTCAAATTatacttcgtttgtttcgatgtaaaatatctttcatcgtaaaatattttcaacgaaatcatatttcagaaaaaaaaagatttctcTAAATTCGGGGAAAACTTTCACTGGAATCAGACGGCACTGGCCAGGTTCAGAcagaaattttcagattccaGCACGGCGGCAGCACAGGCCGAATTCCGGAGGCAGTCGCATGATTTTGACAATCAGATAACAAAATTCGGAGACCTTCGACGATAGATTTGGGCTATCAACAAACTCCAATACCCGACGGTGACGGATTGCCACAAATGTGCATGCAATAATGAAGagtcaaaaaattaaagaggcttttacggttaaactgaaaatgatttttgttgaccatcattttcggttgcaccaaacacaaaaaaatacaaaatattttactcccaaacaaacggagcatattATAAaggtcaaaaaaataaaaatagactATACTTGTTTTCGAAAGTCACAAGTTGCATTATAACTATATAgccaaaaataataagaaaatacagctcacaacttaaatatacgaaACACGCCCCATAATATTGGAAACATTAACTAGTCTTTATATGAATCtcattcttctctttcttttataaaaaatgctacttgtacttaaacttttataaatgAAATCTTACTAATTGATGTAAAGCTTAttcattcttctttcttttattgcGAATACAAGCTAATAATTATTCTTGCAATTGTTGTAGCAAGTTTCCTCATAAGCTTCCACTTTATCAGCATTTGCCAAATATAAAACACAAGAATAtaatttgataataaaaataaatttatagatATGTGAATTTAGTGATTTTATATATCATAAATACTAGGAAAACATCACTTACCACccctaatctttcatcacttttataataatacccataaactttaaaacgtgtcaatttaatgtatccatatttttattttacacatCCATtataattttccgttaaatcgaAACTGAGAgatgtcaaaattcttaaaatacttttactttttttataaaaaagaaaaaatttgcaaggatttaagtgttggtcaggatttaacagattttacaaaaatatttttttaaaaaaaaattaaaaatataattacaaaaaagtgataaaagatatGAATGCTCTGTGaaatttttccaatatatatatacctgggTCGAAACTGGTGGGCATTGATTGTGCACAAGTAGAGGTACAGTTATAGATGACATCTGAAACAAATATCATGCATTTTAGCATACAAAGATCAAAGCAAAGCAAGTATTGCAAACCCTTCTTCCTCTCCTTAAGGAAACACTTAGCAGCACACTTTAAAGCGCATAGACGTTTATGTGGTTGGTGCGAAGGGGAAGGATTATCATCTTGTGCCACAACAAGCACAAGCATAATTAGCACCATCATCATTACTATAACTCTCCTCATCTTAATTCCTTCTATCACTCCAAAATCTCTCCCTCTATTGAAACTACAATGATTTAGATGTTGAGTTCATGAAGCATCATGATTTATAGACCTGAAACACTTTGTCATCAATGAGTAGGCATAAATGAGGATTCAAATTTTGGCCCCATATAGAAATTCCATTAATATCTACACAACTAGTTGACTGCTTTAACCTTATGAGCCTTTTAGTAAATATCCAATGAATATCTTGCCATAATTGTATGAAATAGTAATTATATATGAGAATTCGATAAACgcattaataaattaaaggggacttttaaaaaaaaaaaaagatgaaagatctgaatatttcattgattaaattacgagcataaagctctgcaaaatcatagtcaTATGCTATGAGATTACATAGccataaatacaaataaatttcttacaataaagtgttaccTATAACTTTCATCTTCtactaacccatgtacaaaaatagttaaagagtatATCTTATTCGaacagactagatctaagacaatggtaacaaatattctagaaaaaaattatttaatccGACCGTGAAAAATAACCTTTTAAACCAAACTATTCAAGCGATGAGAAATAACAGTAGCGGAGATCCACTCCTTTACCGGTTTAATGTGCTCCAAGCTTAATAATCGTGATCAAGCCCACTACGTAATAAACCAATGTTGATTTATGGGATACTGGATGCTTAAGTTTAGCCCATCGTGGGAGGTACTTGTATTGAAATCACTGGAATGTGACATGAAGGTAGTTACATCATAACCACTATAAAAGGTTAAGTCTCATCCCTATGTTGAACAACGTTAGTGTCCTTTTTTGCAATATGGCAACTCAACTTTTCTAAGCCACGCAACGCTGcgtagaagaaaagaaaaacaaaaaaattgttggatacCATTTTGCCCCATGTAATTTATtttgtatcacaaatggtatacTGTTTATGGCTAAAAACAAAGATagtatttttgtccaaaaattgACGAAAGTCTAAGTCAGCACCTTTGAGAAACTGACACGTGTCATATGCCccatttaaaataaaactaaacaataaaacaattataaaactaaaaacatgtaaataagacaaaacacaaaactataacaaaacattatatttacaacacaaactaggcaaaacaaatataaattaaggggtcttgaatcgaataattcaataCTTATCATTAAACCACAAGGATCAAAggtatttaacaaaaaaaaaaaaaaaactcaactcaactaaTGAATGCCAGCTATCTacttctcttctcttatttccttCTATCACTCCAAAATCTCTCCCTTTATTGAAACTACAATGATTTAGAAGTTGAGAACATGATTTATAGACTTGGAACACTTTGTCATCAATAAGTGGGCAAAAATGAGCATTCAAATTTTGGCCACATATGGAAATTCTATTAATCTCTACACAACTAATTTGAGTGCTAACCTTCTGGCCCTTTTAGGAAATACCCAATGAAGATGTTGACATAATTGTATGAAATAGTAATTATCTAtgagaatttgaaaaaaaaaaaaaaaaaattaagagaaacttggcttaaaattatataattaagttatacTTAATTCTTCGACATTAAAGCAAATTTAGTTTAGCTATCACCAAAGTTGTTGGTCTAAAATGGTGATGGAAGTGGAAGTGTTTTACAATGGAAATCCATgcacgatatatatatataaaactgaGTAATACAATATACCTTCAACCAGATTATTATAATAACTTGAGTAAAACAAATTgtaaaacttattaaaaaatttaacctaagggatattgttttattttcatatagGTTTTATTATGTATTTTGCCGAAAAATATTAATGGAGGTCTCAATTTACAAATACTCAAAACACAGGTTTTAATTTCATCAAAGCCAAAATATGAGGGGATTATGACATAATTacattaaatttaaatagactCATTTTCTGACTAAAATATAATAGCATAAGACTCCAAATCTCAATTCATTTTCCCAGAAAACAGAACTTAAATAATCTCCGTAATCTATATTTGAGGATTTCTGAAGACAATGGATACATGTTTATAAAATTGATGTATATATGCGTTACaaaagattt carries:
- the LOC133863529 gene encoding probable inactive ATP-dependent zinc metalloprotease FTSHI 2, chloroplastic, giving the protein MACQCLLPFSSSLSKIPKPPRPFHVYSSISSQIHTPSPDDDDNYNKTKKQPQLNLLNLSATLTIISASLPQPAIAAVQKRSSKKTKPKKPEALTPEELKSWAQGLPIISNRIPYTQLLEFTREGKLKHVIKLSSNSLRHRTEPVLVVLEDSRVLRTVLPSLDGNQRFWESWDELNIDSQCVNAYTPPVKKPELPSPYLGFLVGVASVPEFMLGLMRPKKESKRAMEMRRIREELKREKKEDLERMRTEREMMDTAMRVKKKEEEKRRRRELMKKKHEKSLLESRENYENMADMWGRLAQDPNVSTALGLVFFVIFYWTVVLSYRKQKKDYDDRLKIQKAEAEERKKMRELEREMQGLEGEGEDEEEGEQGKGENNPYLKMAMQFMKSGARVRRAQNKRLPQYLERGVDVKFTDVAGLGKIRLELEEIVKFFTHGEMYRRRGVKIPGGILLCGPPGVGKTLLAKAVAGEAGVNFFSISASQFVEIYVGVGASRVRALYQEARENAPSVVFIDELDAVGRERGLIKGSGGQERDATLNQLLVCLDGFEGRGEVITIASTNRPDILDPALVRPGRFDRKIYIPKPGLIGRIEILKVHARKKPMAEDVDYMAVASMTDGMVGAELANIVEVAAINMIRDGRTEITTDDLLQAAQIEERGMLDRKERSLETWKQVAINEAAMAVVAVNFPDLKNIEFVTIAPRAGRELGYVRMKMDPIKFNEGMLTRQSLLDHITVQLAPRAADEIWYGEGQMSTIWAETADNARSEARTFVLGGLSEKHHGLSDFWVAERINEIDLEASRIVNLCYERAKEILQQNRKLMDAVVDELVQKKSLTKKELLHLVELHGSLKPMPPSILDIRTAKRMELQEKIMKQNEAAVGSNL